A window from Primulina eburnea isolate SZY01 chromosome 2, ASM2296580v1, whole genome shotgun sequence encodes these proteins:
- the LOC140823830 gene encoding telomere repeat-binding factor 1-like: MGAPKQKWTPEEEAALKAGVLKHGPGKWRTILKDPQFSEVLCLRSNVDLKDKWRNISVMANGWGSRERARLALKRTQPAHKRGGSSMALLTSSQSDKEMADPSPLTSSGGSSPTDGPKRAIMRLDNLIIEAINKLKEPGGSNKTTIATYIEDQYWAPPNFKRILSAKLRHLATNGKLIKMKRKYRIAVTSKFSERSKNPSVSLHEGRQKISRKIDCDDVSEKSQIDLELAKMRHMTPEEAAAAAAKAVAEAEAAMAEAEIAAQEAQVAEADAEAAQAFADAALKMLKERDTPQMNVQMIRA; this comes from the exons ATGGGAGCGCCAAAGCAAAAGTGGACTCCTGAAGAAGAAGCAGCTCTTAAAGCTGGGGTCCTTAAGCATGGGCCTGGGAAATGGCGGACGATCCTCAAGGATCCACAATTTAGTGAAGTTTTGTGTCTGCGATCCAACGTTGATCTCAAG GACAAATGGCGGAACATTAGTGTCATGGCGAATGGATGGGGTTCCAGGGAGAGGGCTAGGTTAGCGTTAAAGAGGACACAACCAGCCCATAAACGTGGAGGGAGCTCGATGGCTCTTTTGACCTCTAGTCAAAGTGATAAGGAAATGGCTGATCCAAGCCCTCTTACCTCTTCTGGAGGTTCTTCACCAACTGATGGTCCAAAGAGAGCTATAATGAG GCTCGACAACCTCATTATCGAGGCCATAAACAAATTGAAGGAGCCCGGGGGTTCTAACAAGACAACCATAGCCACATACATAGAG GATCAATACTGGGCACCCCCAAACTTCAAGAGGATATTGTCAGCAAAACTGAGGCACTTGGCTACAAATGGAAAACTTATTAAG ATGAAACGCAAGTACAGAATAGCTGTGACATCCAAATTTTCTGAAAGAAGCAAGAATCCATCTGTCTCCCTTCATGAAGGAAGACAAAAGATTTCTCGAAAAATTGACTGCGATGATGTAAGTGAAAAGTCTCAGATTGATTTAGAGTTAGCCAAGATGAGGCACATGACTCCAGAAGAAGCTGCAGCAGCTGCAGCTAAGGCAGTTGCTGAAGCAGAAGCTGCAATGGCTGAAGCTGAAATTGCTGCACAAGAGGCTCAGGTAGCTGAAGCTGATGCTGAAGCAGCTCAGGCTTTTGCAGATGCGGCATTGAAGATGCTCAAAGAGAGAGACACCCCTCAAATG AATGTACAGATGATTCGTGCTTAA
- the LOC140824396 gene encoding tubulin alpha-2 chain-like, producing the protein RLPNDKTVGGDDAFNTFFSETGAGKHVPRAIFVDLEPTVIDEVRTGAYRQLFHPEQLISGKEDAANNFARGHYTIGKEIVDLCLDRIRKLADNCTGLQGFLVFNAVGGGTGSGLGSLLLERLSVDYGKKSKLGFTVYPSQQVSTSVVEPYIRVLSTHSLLEHTDVAVLLDNEAIYDICRRSLDIERPTYTNLNRLISQVISSLTASLRFDGALNVDVTEFQTNLVPYPRIHFMLSSYAPVISAEKAYHEQLSVAEITNSAFEPSSMMAKCDPRHGKYMACCLMYRGDVVPKDVNAAVATIKTKRSIQFVDWCPTGFKCGINYQPPTVVPGGDLAKVQRAVCMISNSNSVAEVFSRIDHKFDLMYAKRAFVHWYVGEGMEEGEFSEAREDLAALEKDYEEVGAEGTEEDGCEEDG; encoded by the exons CGGTTGCCCAATGACAAAACTGTTGGAGGTGATGATGCATTCAACACTTTCTTCAGTGAAACAGGTGCTGGAAAGCATGTTCCACGTGCAATCTTTGTTGACCTCGAACCCACTGTGATCGATGAAGTTCGCACCGGGGCTTACCGCCAGCTTTTTCATCC TGAACAGCTCATTAGTGGCAAGGAAGATGCTGCCAACAACTTTGCCCGTGGCCATTACACAA TTGGCAAAGAGATTGTTGACCTTTGCCTGGACCGCATTAGAAAGCTCGCTGACAATTGTACCGGCCTCCAAGGTTTCCTCGTCTTTAATGCAGTTGGTGGAGGAACAGGTTCTGGATTGGGCTCCCTTCTCCTGGAGCGCCTGTCAGTTGACTATGGCAAGAAGTCTAAGCTCGGCTTCACTGTGTATCCATCTCAACAGGTCTCCACATCTGTTGTAGAGCCTTACATCAGAGTTTTGTCTACGCACTCCCTGCTTGAACACACTGATGTTGCCGTGCTTCTGGACAATGAGGCCATTTACGACATCTGCAGGAGGTCTCTCGACATTGAAAGGCCTACCTACACCAACCTCAACCGCCTTATCTCTCAG GTGATCTCTTCCTTGACAGCATCTCTAAGGTTCGATGGAGCCCTTAACGTAGATGTCACTGAATTCCAGACCAACTTGGTGCCTTACCCAAGAATCCATTTCATGCTTTCCTCTTATGCGCCTGTAATCTCAGCAGAGAAAGCATACCACGAGCAGCTCTCTGTTGCTGAAATCACCAACAGTGCTTTTGAGCCCTCGTCCATGATGGCCAAGTGCGATCCTCGCCATGGCAAATACATGGCCTGCTGTCTGATGTACCGTGGTGATGTCGTCCCCAAGGACGTCAATGCAGCCGTAGCCACCATCAAGACAAAGCGTTCAATCCAATTCGTCGACTGGTGCCCAACAGGTTTCAAGTGCGGCATCAACTACCAACCACCTACAGTCGTCCCTGGTGGGGATCTTGCCAAGGTTCAGAGAGCTGTTTGCATGATCTCAAACTCAAACAGTGTGGCTGAGGTGTTCTCTCGTATCGACCATAAGTTTGATCTCATGTATGCAAAGCGAGCTTTTGTGCACTGGTATGTCGGCGAGGGAATGGAAGAAGGCGAATTCTCGGAGGCTCGAGAGGATCTTGCTGCTCTGGAGAAGGATTATGAAGAAGTTGGCGCGGAGGGGACAGAGgaagatggatgtgaagaggaTGGTTGA